The following nucleotide sequence is from Azoarcus sp. CIB.
TAGCTGCCGCGCTGGCCGTAGCCGTTGTAGCCGTCGATGCCCGCGCCGATGACGAGGTCGCCCTTGTCGGACTGGCTCACGTAGCCGTGCACCTTGTTCGACATCACGACGGTGTCGAGGATGGGTTTCATCGGCTCGGACACCAGCGCCTGCAGCGGGTGCGATTCGATCGGCAGCTGGAAGCCGGCCATCTTCGCGAGCACGCCGGAGTTGCCGGCGGTGACCACGCCCACCGTGTCGGCGGCGATGAAGCCACGGTTGGTCTCGACGCCCAGCACCTTGTTGCCGCTCTTACGGATGCCGGTGACTTCGGTCTGCTGCAGCATGTCGACGCCCAGCGCATCGGCGCCGCGCGCGAAGCCCCAGGCCACCGCGTCGTGACGCGCGACGCCGCCGCGCGGCTGCCACGAGGCGCCCATGATCGGGTAGCGCGTGTTCTTCGAGCAGTCCATGATCGGCACGATCTCCTGGATCTGCTTCACATCCAGCACCTCGCCGTCGATGCCGTTGAGACGGTTGGCGTTCACACGCCGATGGATGTCGCGCATGTCCTGCAGCGTGTGCCCCAGGTTCATGACGCCGCGCTGGGAGTACATCACGTTGTAGTTCAGATCCTGCGACAGGCCTTCCCACAGCTTCATCGCGTGCTCGTACAGCCACGCGGCCTCGTCCCACAGGTAGTTCGAGCGCACGATGGTGGTGTTGCGCGCGGTGTTGCCCCCGCCCAGCCAGCCCTTCTCGACCACCGCGACGTTGGTGATGCCGTGTTCCTTGGCGAGGTAGTACGCGGTGGCGAGCCCGTGGCCGCCGCCGCCGACGACGATGATGTCGTACTTCTTTTTGGGCGTCGGGTTGCGCCACGCCCGCTGCCAGTTCTCGTGGTAGGTGAGCGCGTGCTTGACGAGCCCGAATC
It contains:
- a CDS encoding sarcosine oxidase subunit beta family protein, with protein sequence MQHYSGFGLVKHALTYHENWQRAWRNPTPKKKYDIIVVGGGGHGLATAYYLAKEHGITNVAVVEKGWLGGGNTARNTTIVRSNYLWDEAAWLYEHAMKLWEGLSQDLNYNVMYSQRGVMNLGHTLQDMRDIHRRVNANRLNGIDGEVLDVKQIQEIVPIMDCSKNTRYPIMGASWQPRGGVARHDAVAWGFARGADALGVDMLQQTEVTGIRKSGNKVLGVETNRGFIAADTVGVVTAGNSGVLAKMAGFQLPIESHPLQALVSEPMKPILDTVVMSNKVHGYVSQSDKGDLVIGAGIDGYNGYGQRGSYSTIEHTLQAIVELFPMFSRVRMNRQWGGIVDTCPDACPIISATPVGGLFFNCGWGTGGFKATPGSGNVFAATLAAGKPHPLAAPFSIDRFISGKLIDEHGAAGVAH